The following are encoded together in the Streptococcus oralis genome:
- a CDS encoding phosphoribosylanthranilate isomerase — MTKVKICGLSNKEAVETAVSAGADYIGFVFAPSKRQVTLEEAAELAKLIPVNFKKVGVFVSPSRAQLLEAIEKVGLDLVQVHGQVADALFEDLSCASIQAVQVDGNGHVPNSQADYLLFDAPVAGSGQTFDWGQLDTAELAQPFFIAGGLNEDNVAKAIQHFTPYAVDVSSGVETDGQKDQEKIRRFIERAKNGISRTK, encoded by the coding sequence GGATTGTCGAACAAAGAAGCGGTAGAGACAGCCGTATCAGCAGGGGCAGACTACATCGGTTTTGTCTTCGCACCTAGTAAAAGGCAGGTGACCTTGGAAGAGGCTGCTGAGCTGGCAAAGCTCATTCCTGTCAACTTTAAAAAGGTTGGTGTATTTGTTTCACCAAGTCGAGCTCAACTGCTAGAAGCGATTGAAAAGGTTGGCTTGGACTTGGTTCAAGTTCATGGTCAGGTGGCGGATGCTTTGTTTGAGGATTTATCTTGTGCCAGTATTCAGGCTGTGCAGGTGGATGGAAATGGTCATGTCCCCAATTCTCAGGCGGATTATCTACTCTTTGATGCCCCTGTGGCAGGGAGTGGTCAGACCTTTGACTGGGGTCAACTAGATACGGCAGAACTAGCTCAGCCTTTCTTTATCGCAGGTGGGCTCAATGAGGATAATGTAGCAAAAGCAATTCAACACTTTACTCCCTATGCAGTCGATGTATCGAGCGGAGTGGAGACAGATGGACAAAAAGATCAGGAAAAGATTAGAAGATTTATAGAGAGGGCAAAGAATGGCATATCAAGAACCAAATAA
- the trpB gene encoding tryptophan synthase subunit beta — MAYQEPNKDGFYGKFGGRFVPETLMTAVLELEKAYRESQADPSFQEELNQLLRQYVGRETPLYYAKNLTQHIGGAKIYLKREDLNHTGAHKINNALGQVLLAKRMGKKKIIAETGAGQHGVATATAAALFNMECTIYMGEEDVKRQALNVFRMELLGAKVEAVTDGSRVLKDAVNAALRSWVANIDDTHYILGSALGPHPFPEIVRDFQSVIGREAKQQYRDLTGQDLPDALVACVGGGSNAIGLFHPFVEDESVAMYGAEAAGLGVDTEHHAATLIKGRPGVLHGSLMDVLQDAHGQILEAFSISAGLDYPGIGPEHSHYHDIKRASYVPVTDEEALEGFQLLSRVEGIIPALESSHAIAFAVKLAKELGPDKSMIVCLSGRGDKDVVQVKDRLEADAAKKGEAHA, encoded by the coding sequence ATGGCATATCAAGAACCAAATAAAGATGGATTTTACGGAAAATTTGGCGGACGTTTCGTCCCAGAAACATTGATGACAGCAGTTTTGGAGTTGGAGAAGGCTTATCGTGAAAGTCAGGCGGACCCAAGTTTCCAAGAGGAATTAAACCAGCTCTTACGCCAGTATGTAGGACGTGAAACTCCCCTTTACTACGCAAAAAACTTGACCCAGCATATCGGTGGAGCTAAGATTTATCTCAAGCGTGAAGACCTCAACCATACAGGGGCCCACAAGATTAACAATGCCTTGGGACAGGTTCTTCTGGCTAAACGTATGGGCAAAAAGAAGATTATCGCTGAAACAGGTGCTGGTCAGCACGGTGTGGCAACTGCAACGGCTGCGGCTCTCTTTAACATGGAATGTACCATTTACATGGGTGAGGAAGATGTCAAACGCCAAGCCCTTAATGTCTTCCGTATGGAGCTTTTGGGAGCCAAAGTTGAGGCAGTGACAGATGGTTCGCGTGTGCTCAAGGACGCAGTCAATGCAGCCCTTCGTTCATGGGTGGCTAATATCGACGATACCCACTATATCCTTGGTTCTGCCTTGGGACCTCATCCATTCCCAGAAATCGTTCGTGATTTCCAAAGTGTGATTGGTCGAGAAGCTAAACAACAGTACCGTGACTTGACAGGTCAAGATTTGCCAGATGCCCTAGTAGCCTGTGTTGGTGGTGGTTCTAATGCTATCGGTCTCTTCCATCCATTTGTAGAAGATGAGTCTGTAGCTATGTATGGGGCTGAAGCAGCAGGACTAGGTGTGGATACGGAGCACCACGCAGCTACCTTGATCAAGGGTCGTCCAGGTGTTCTCCACGGTTCGCTTATGGATGTGCTCCAAGATGCACATGGACAAATCTTAGAAGCCTTTTCTATCTCAGCCGGTTTGGACTATCCTGGTATTGGCCCAGAACATTCTCACTACCACGATATCAAACGTGCCAGCTATGTTCCTGTGACGGACGAGGAAGCCTTGGAAGGATTCCAACTCTTGTCTCGCGTGGAAGGGATTATTCCAGCCTTGGAATCTAGCCATGCCATTGCTTTCGCAGTGAAATTGGCCAAAGAACTTGGTCCAGACAAGTCAATGATTGTCTGCCTATCCGGTCGTGGGGACAAGGATGTAGTTCAAGTCAAAGACCGCTTGGAAGCAGATGCAGCAAAGAAGGGAGAAGCCCATGCCTAA
- the trpA gene encoding tryptophan synthase subunit alpha, producing MPKTLTEKLNAIKAAGKGIFVPYIMAGDHEKGLDGLDETIHFLEDLGVSAIEVGIPFSDPVADGPVIEEAGLRSLAHGTSTQALVETLKTIQTEVPLVIMTYFNPLFQYGVDKFVKDLADTAVKGLIIPDLPHEHANFVEPFLVDTDIALIPLVSLTTGIERQKELIKGVEGFVYAVAINGVTGKSGNYRADLDKHLAQLHQVADIPVLTGFGVSSQADVERFNAVSDGVIVGSKIVKALHQGEPIEDFIKQAVAYQK from the coding sequence ATGCCTAAGACTTTAACAGAAAAATTGAATGCTATCAAAGCAGCAGGAAAAGGAATTTTTGTTCCCTATATCATGGCTGGAGACCATGAGAAAGGTTTGGATGGTCTCGATGAAACAATCCACTTTTTAGAAGATTTGGGTGTTTCAGCCATTGAAGTGGGTATTCCCTTTTCAGACCCTGTTGCAGATGGACCTGTGATCGAAGAAGCAGGTTTGCGCAGTCTAGCTCATGGGACTTCTACCCAGGCTTTGGTTGAAACCTTGAAAACCATTCAGACTGAGGTGCCACTGGTCATCATGACCTACTTCAACCCCCTTTTTCAGTACGGTGTGGACAAATTTGTCAAAGATCTGGCAGATACTGCAGTTAAGGGCTTGATTATCCCAGACCTGCCTCATGAGCATGCCAACTTTGTAGAGCCATTTTTGGTAGACACAGATATCGCCTTGATTCCCCTAGTAAGTTTGACAACAGGGATTGAGCGTCAGAAAGAGTTGATCAAGGGAGTAGAAGGCTTCGTCTATGCCGTTGCTATCAATGGGGTGACAGGGAAATCAGGAAATTACCGCGCAGACTTGGACAAGCACTTGGCACAATTGCATCAAGTAGCTGACATCCCAGTCTTGACAGGTTTTGGCGTATCTAGTCAAGCAGATGTCGAACGCTTTAATGCGGTATCAGATGGTGTTATTGTCGGTTCGAAAATTGTAAAAGCTCTCCACCAAGGAGAGCCGATTGAGGACTTTATCAAACAAGCAGTAGCTTACCAAAAATAA
- a CDS encoding prepilin peptidase, translating into MIDLYFFLVGSILASFLGLIIDRFPEQSIIRPASYCNSCQTRLRPLDLIPILSQVFNRFRCRYCKIRYPFWYALFELGLGILFLAWSWGWISLGQVILITAGLTLGIYDFRHQEYPLLVWMTFHLILMAFCSWNLVMVFFLILGIMAHFIDIRMGAGDFLFLASCALIFSATELLILIQFASAAGILAFLLQKKKERLPFVPFLLLATCVIIFGKLLLV; encoded by the coding sequence ATGATTGATCTTTATTTTTTTCTTGTCGGGAGCATTCTCGCTTCTTTCTTGGGTTTGATCATTGACCGTTTCCCTGAGCAATCCATTATTCGACCGGCTAGCTACTGCAATTCCTGTCAGACTCGCTTGCGACCCTTAGATTTGATTCCTATCCTTTCGCAGGTCTTCAATCGCTTTCGCTGTCGCTACTGCAAGATTCGATATCCATTCTGGTATGCCCTCTTTGAACTCGGCTTAGGAATCCTCTTTCTAGCTTGGTCTTGGGGCTGGATTTCCTTGGGTCAAGTCATCCTCATCACTGCTGGTTTGACCTTGGGCATCTACGACTTTCGCCATCAGGAATATCCCTTACTAGTCTGGATGACTTTCCACCTAATCCTCATGGCTTTCTGTAGTTGGAATCTGGTTATGGTCTTCTTCCTTATACTTGGAATCATGGCCCATTTTATCGATATTCGCATGGGCGCAGGGGATTTTCTCTTTCTAGCTTCTTGTGCTCTCATCTTTAGCGCGACAGAATTACTCATCTTGATTCAGTTCGCTTCTGCGGCAGGCATTCTGGCCTTTCTCCTGCAAAAGAAAAAGGAAAGACTTCCTTTTGTGCCTTTCCTCTTACTTGCTACTTGTGTGATTATTTTTGGTAAGCTACTGCTTGTTTGA
- a CDS encoding GNAT family N-acetyltransferase yields the protein MTIRFEENVSTENAQLVCQWSNSLGKSFQEQWMGTMIPFPLTIQILQDLEGIFSIFDGQEFVGLIQKIRLEDRNLHIGRFFINPQKQGQGLGSQALRKFVSLAFKNGDIDSISLNVFEANQAAKHLYQKEGFEIVQTIEAPVRKYLMKKGR from the coding sequence ATGACAATTCGTTTTGAAGAAAATGTGAGCACAGAAAATGCTCAGCTCGTATGCCAATGGTCTAACTCCCTTGGCAAATCCTTTCAAGAACAATGGATGGGAACAATGATTCCTTTTCCCTTGACAATTCAAATCTTGCAAGATTTGGAAGGAATCTTTTCAATCTTTGATGGACAAGAGTTTGTGGGGCTTATCCAGAAAATCAGGCTAGAAGACAGGAATCTTCATATCGGGAGATTTTTTATCAACCCTCAGAAGCAGGGGCAAGGCTTAGGTAGCCAGGCTTTAAGAAAATTTGTTAGTTTGGCTTTTAAAAATGGAGACATAGATAGTATTTCTCTAAATGTCTTCGAGGCAAATCAAGCAGCCAAGCACCTCTATCAAAAAGAAGGATTTGAAATCGTTCAAACCATTGAAGCACCTGTACGAAAATACCTTATGAAAAAGGGGAGATAG
- a CDS encoding SDR family NAD(P)-dependent oxidoreductase, with the protein MVKTILITGATDGIGKHLAKKLASQGYHVILHGRNPQKLELALQEVRAISLRGRVSSYLADFSKLDDIYRFVEKIKRDFQSIDVLFNNAGLYAGKERKASAENVELTFMLSVLVPYILTTELSPLLEKAADGRVINTSSYMHHFAKVKDLDFGFENNYNPGLAYNNSKLYTIWITRYLARDFFLRGSIITINAYHPGLISTNLGNDSSDEKTKKSLFGRLMKSFSKNLDEGIETGYYLTLSEEITDLTGYYFDEKKVKSVSEKGYTFEKARDLITYCIDKIELFKQKYVEFD; encoded by the coding sequence ATGGTCAAAACCATTCTAATAACAGGTGCTACTGACGGTATCGGTAAACATTTGGCAAAGAAATTGGCTAGCCAAGGGTATCATGTTATCCTCCATGGTCGAAATCCTCAAAAACTTGAGCTGGCACTTCAAGAGGTTCGCGCAATTTCCTTGAGAGGCCGAGTTTCTAGCTACTTGGCAGATTTTTCTAAATTAGATGATATTTATCGATTTGTAGAGAAAATCAAGCGAGACTTTCAAAGTATTGATGTCTTGTTTAACAATGCCGGACTGTATGCTGGAAAAGAACGAAAAGCGAGTGCTGAAAATGTCGAGTTGACCTTTATGTTATCTGTTCTGGTTCCCTATATTTTAACAACTGAGCTAAGTCCCTTGTTAGAAAAAGCGGCTGACGGCCGTGTCATTAATACTTCTTCCTATATGCATCATTTTGCCAAGGTCAAGGATTTAGACTTTGGATTTGAGAACAACTATAATCCCGGATTGGCCTATAATAATTCCAAACTTTACACTATTTGGATAACACGCTACCTGGCAAGAGACTTCTTTTTAAGAGGTTCAATCATCACCATCAATGCCTACCATCCAGGCTTGATTTCAACCAACTTAGGGAATGATTCCAGTGATGAAAAGACGAAAAAGTCTCTCTTCGGACGCTTGATGAAGTCATTTTCCAAAAATCTAGACGAGGGAATTGAAACAGGCTACTATCTTACATTGTCAGAAGAAATCACTGATTTGACTGGCTACTATTTTGATGAGAAGAAAGTGAAATCTGTATCTGAAAAAGGCTATACTTTTGAGAAAGCTCGAGATTTAATCACTTACTGTATTGATAAAATTGAGTTGTTTAAACAGAAATATGTTGAGTTTGATTAA
- a CDS encoding NADP-dependent oxidoreductase translates to MKAAQHTTYNKNNITLNITEIAKPSITDKQVLVKVTAAGVNPLDNMISRGDVKMIVPYKLPQTAGNEVGGIIESIGKQVDNFQIGDRVFGRLPLDHIGAFAEYVAVDSPALAKVPDYLSDEEAAAVPLTALTIMQALDLMDAQAGKTIFISGGTGGVGGMAIPIAKAKGLKVITNGAGDNAERVLNLGADRFIDYKTEDYTKTVSEVDYVLDTLGGAETEKQMSIMKKGGHLVSLRAMPNGAFAKRMNLTKWKQMILGLAGRKFDKIAEKYGVYYHFIFVESNGAQLQEVADLFSKLEIKPSIDTVYPFEQVNNALDKVTNGRSRGKTVLSFKK, encoded by the coding sequence ATGAAAGCCGCACAACACACTACTTATAACAAAAACAATATCACACTGAACATCACAGAAATCGCTAAACCAAGTATTACAGACAAACAAGTCTTGGTGAAAGTCACCGCAGCCGGTGTTAATCCTCTCGATAACATGATCTCTCGTGGTGATGTCAAGATGATTGTTCCTTACAAACTTCCTCAAACTGCAGGTAACGAGGTCGGTGGGATCATTGAAAGCATTGGCAAGCAAGTTGACAACTTTCAGATAGGAGACCGTGTCTTTGGCCGTCTGCCACTTGATCATATCGGCGCCTTTGCAGAATACGTAGCTGTCGATAGCCCAGCCTTAGCCAAAGTTCCAGACTATCTATCAGACGAGGAAGCTGCTGCTGTTCCTCTTACTGCCTTGACCATTATGCAGGCTCTTGACCTCATGGACGCTCAAGCTGGGAAAACGATCTTTATTTCTGGTGGGACTGGAGGAGTTGGTGGAATGGCCATTCCGATTGCCAAGGCCAAAGGTTTGAAGGTCATTACCAATGGAGCTGGAGATAATGCTGAGCGTGTATTGAACCTAGGAGCAGACCGCTTTATCGATTACAAAACAGAGGATTATACAAAAACTGTTAGTGAGGTGGATTATGTCCTCGATACACTTGGTGGGGCTGAAACTGAAAAACAAATGTCTATCATGAAAAAAGGTGGGCATCTTGTTTCACTTCGTGCCATGCCAAACGGTGCCTTTGCCAAACGCATGAATCTAACGAAATGGAAACAGATGATTCTTGGCTTAGCAGGTCGCAAATTTGATAAAATAGCAGAAAAATATGGCGTTTACTACCATTTTATCTTTGTAGAAAGCAATGGTGCTCAATTACAAGAGGTAGCTGACCTCTTTAGTAAATTAGAAATCAAACCCTCTATCGATACAGTTTACCCATTCGAACAGGTAAATAACGCCTTAGACAAGGTCACTAATGGTCGCTCACGTGGAAAAACAGTCCTCAGCTTTAAGAAATAA
- a CDS encoding Rrf2 family transcriptional regulator: MDTKFSVALHILTMISESKETLSSQALAISVGTNASYIRKVIALLKNADLIHSQQGKTGYQLSKSPKKMTLLEIYYATQEINHISLFPVHQNSNPDCPVGKHIQGAVSPLFASAESQLEKELANQTLEDVIDNLYKQAKQVRN, from the coding sequence ATGGATACAAAATTCTCAGTTGCTTTGCATATCTTAACAATGATTAGTGAAAGCAAGGAAACCTTAAGTTCTCAAGCATTAGCTATTAGTGTTGGGACTAATGCTAGTTACATTCGAAAAGTGATTGCCTTATTGAAAAATGCAGATTTGATTCATTCCCAGCAAGGAAAAACAGGTTATCAACTCAGTAAGTCTCCAAAGAAAATGACTTTACTAGAGATCTACTATGCTACTCAAGAAATCAATCACATTAGTTTATTCCCTGTTCATCAAAATAGCAATCCTGATTGCCCTGTTGGAAAACATATCCAAGGAGCAGTTTCACCGCTTTTCGCTAGTGCCGAATCTCAATTAGAGAAGGAATTAGCAAATCAAACTTTAGAAGATGTCATTGACAATCTATATAAACAAGCTAAACAAGTCCGAAACTGA
- a CDS encoding AI-2E family transporter — MNLVKKYTPLILFIGLVTLVILNASSFISGTVSLFEVTSTLIYGAVIAFVLNVPMKKIEEFLVKMKVKAGLRRPIAMVLVFLSLILIVICLLVLVLPTLAQTISQLGAVLSTVLTQLRKLLDSSEFVTKDMLSTLVSGIQGQSSSISQALITFLSGLTSNIGNIFSSIMNAFLIIVFTFLFLSSKEHLAAMTSRLLKVIFPEKVVTKLTYIGQVAPETYDQFLMSQLIEAVIIGVMIAVGYSLFGLPYGVMTGIFAGVLSFIPYVGPMIACILGAIFIFTVSPSQALLSIVLYQIIQLIEGNLIYPKVVGQSIGLPALFTLAAASIGGNLFGLLGMIFFTPVFAVIYRLVKEFVVAKENQVD; from the coding sequence ATGAATTTAGTAAAAAAATACACCCCGTTAATACTTTTTATAGGGCTGGTTACTCTTGTAATTCTGAATGCATCAAGCTTTATATCAGGGACAGTATCTCTCTTTGAAGTAACTTCTACCTTGATTTATGGTGCTGTCATTGCTTTTGTGCTCAATGTTCCCATGAAAAAAATTGAAGAATTCCTAGTTAAAATGAAGGTAAAGGCAGGGTTGCGCCGTCCGATTGCTATGGTGCTTGTTTTCCTATCTCTTATCTTAATCGTGATCTGTCTTTTGGTTTTGGTGCTTCCAACCCTTGCTCAGACTATTAGTCAGCTGGGAGCAGTCCTTTCAACAGTCCTGACTCAACTTAGGAAATTGCTAGACAGCTCGGAATTTGTAACCAAAGACATGCTGTCAACTCTCGTATCAGGAATTCAGGGACAGTCTAGCTCTATTAGTCAAGCTTTGATAACCTTCTTATCCGGTCTGACTAGTAATATAGGAAATATTTTTTCAAGTATAATGAATGCCTTTCTGATTATAGTATTTACCTTTTTATTTTTATCCAGTAAGGAACATCTGGCAGCGATGACGAGTCGACTTCTAAAAGTTATATTTCCAGAGAAAGTGGTGACAAAGTTAACTTACATTGGACAAGTAGCACCAGAGACTTATGACCAATTTTTGATGAGTCAGCTGATTGAAGCAGTCATCATAGGAGTTATGATAGCGGTTGGCTACAGCCTGTTTGGACTACCTTATGGGGTAATGACAGGTATATTTGCAGGAGTACTGTCTTTCATTCCTTATGTTGGTCCTATGATTGCTTGTATTCTGGGAGCGATTTTTATCTTTACAGTAAGTCCAAGTCAAGCCTTACTTTCTATTGTTCTTTATCAAATCATACAACTGATTGAGGGAAATCTTATCTATCCCAAAGTTGTGGGTCAATCTATTGGCTTACCAGCCCTTTTCACGCTTGCGGCTGCTAGTATCGGAGGGAATCTTTTCGGACTACTTGGAATGATATTCTTTACCCCCGTATTTGCTGTTATCTATCGACTGGTTAAAGAATTTGTCGTTGCAAAGGAAAATCAGGTAGATTAA
- a CDS encoding DUF308 domain-containing protein codes for MKFSNRLLLFLAGVVFVLLGLFLFTNPVANLVAYSWWIAFGLLVSSIAAILGYFSVPKELRSPAHLFQGIVNLLLALYLVAYGFVTLPVVIPTILGIWLIVEAIIVFFKGNRLGLIFPIIGNHIMWIALLAFLLGLVILFNPVATSVFVVYVVAFAFLIVGFTYILDAFRK; via the coding sequence ATGAAATTTTCTAATCGTTTACTGCTATTCCTTGCAGGAGTTGTTTTTGTCCTTTTAGGACTTTTCCTATTTACAAACCCAGTAGCTAATCTTGTTGCTTACAGCTGGTGGATTGCATTTGGTTTACTGGTTTCTTCTATAGCAGCTATTTTAGGCTATTTCTCTGTACCAAAAGAGCTTCGCTCACCAGCTCATCTTTTCCAAGGGATTGTTAATCTTCTCTTAGCTCTTTACCTCGTTGCCTATGGCTTTGTGACGCTGCCAGTTGTCATTCCAACTATTTTAGGAATTTGGTTAATTGTAGAAGCCATTATAGTTTTCTTTAAAGGCAATCGTTTGGGATTGATTTTCCCTATTATTGGCAACCATATCATGTGGATAGCGTTGCTTGCATTTTTACTAGGTCTAGTGATTTTGTTCAATCCAGTAGCTACAAGTGTCTTTGTCGTTTATGTCGTTGCCTTTGCATTTTTAATTGTTGGTTTCACCTATATCCTTGATGCCTTTCGTAAATAA
- a CDS encoding replication-associated recombination protein A: MPDNLALRMRPKTIDQVIGQEHLVGQGKIIRRMVEANRLSSMILYGPPGIGKTSIASAIAGTTKYAFRTFNATVDSKKRLQEIAEEAKFSGGLVLLLDEIHRLDKTKQDFLLPLLESGLVIMIGATTENPFFSVTPAIRSRVQIFELEPLSNQDVKEALQIALNNPERGFDFPVELDEDALDFIATSTNGDLRSAFNSLDLAVLSTPENDKGIRHITLDIMENSLQRSYITMDKDGDGHYDVLSALQKSIRGSDVDASLHYAARLIEAGDLPSLARRLTVIAYEDIGLANPEAQIHTVTALDAAQRIGFPEARILIANVVIDLALSPKSNSAYVAMDKALADLKTSGHLPIPRHLRDGHYSGSKELGNAQDYLYPHNYPGNWVKQDYLPEKIRNHHYFQAEDTGKYERALAQRKEAIDRLRKI; this comes from the coding sequence ATGCCAGACAATCTCGCACTTCGCATGCGCCCTAAAACCATCGATCAGGTCATCGGTCAGGAACATCTGGTCGGACAAGGAAAAATCATCCGTCGCATGGTGGAAGCCAACCGCCTGTCCTCCATGATTCTATATGGACCTCCTGGAATCGGCAAGACCAGTATTGCTTCAGCCATCGCTGGGACTACTAAGTATGCCTTTCGAACTTTCAATGCGACAGTTGATAGTAAAAAGCGACTGCAAGAAATTGCGGAAGAGGCTAAATTTTCAGGTGGACTTGTACTACTCCTTGACGAGATTCATAGACTAGATAAAACCAAGCAAGACTTCCTCTTGCCTCTCTTGGAAAGTGGACTGGTCATCATGATTGGCGCTACAACTGAAAATCCTTTCTTCTCTGTCACTCCTGCCATTCGCAGTCGCGTTCAAATTTTTGAGTTGGAACCTCTGTCTAACCAAGACGTCAAAGAGGCCCTGCAGATAGCTCTAAATAACCCTGAACGTGGTTTTGATTTTCCAGTAGAACTAGATGAGGATGCGCTGGACTTCATTGCCACCTCTACAAATGGAGACCTGCGTTCTGCCTTCAACTCACTGGACTTGGCTGTTCTCTCTACCCCCGAAAATGACAAGGGAATCCGCCATATAACTTTGGATATCATGGAAAATAGCCTGCAGCGGAGTTATATTACCATGGACAAAGATGGGGATGGACACTACGATGTCCTCTCAGCCCTGCAAAAGTCTATCCGTGGCTCAGATGTTGATGCCAGTCTTCACTATGCTGCCCGCTTGATTGAGGCTGGTGATTTGCCAAGTCTCGCTCGTCGTTTGACTGTTATCGCTTATGAAGATATCGGCTTGGCCAATCCTGAGGCCCAGATTCATACCGTAACTGCTCTAGATGCTGCACAAAGGATTGGTTTCCCAGAAGCCCGCATTCTCATTGCCAATGTCGTGATTGATTTGGCCCTTTCTCCAAAATCCAACTCAGCCTATGTAGCTATGGATAAGGCGCTTGCCGACCTCAAAACATCAGGGCACTTGCCTATTCCGCGACACCTGCGTGATGGGCACTACAGTGGAAGCAAGGAACTGGGGAATGCCCAAGACTATCTCTATCCACACAACTATCCTGGAAATTGGGTCAAGCAAGACTATCTACCAGAAAAAATCCGCAATCATCACTATTTCCAAGCAGAAGATACTGGTAAATATGAACGGGCTTTGGCTCAAAGAAAGGAAGCTATCGACCGTTTGCGAAAAATCTGA
- a CDS encoding DUF3013 family protein → MATYGFLDVLEEELEKNFPFDFEISWDKRNHAVEVSFLLEAQNAAGVEMVDEDGEVSSDDILFEEAVLFYNPAKSTVNEEDYLTVIPYLPKKGFSREFLAYFALFLKDTAEVGLDALMDFLEDPEAEEFVMEWNQEVFEEGKVGLEEGEFYPYPRY, encoded by the coding sequence ATGGCAACATACGGATTTTTAGATGTTTTAGAGGAAGAGTTGGAGAAGAATTTTCCCTTTGACTTTGAGATTAGTTGGGACAAGCGTAACCACGCGGTTGAAGTGAGTTTTCTATTGGAAGCGCAAAACGCTGCAGGTGTGGAGATGGTAGATGAAGACGGAGAGGTATCATCAGACGATATCCTCTTTGAAGAAGCAGTCCTTTTCTACAATCCTGCCAAGTCAACAGTCAATGAGGAAGACTATTTGACTGTCATTCCTTACCTACCTAAAAAAGGTTTTTCTCGTGAATTTTTAGCTTATTTTGCTCTATTCCTTAAAGACACTGCCGAGGTTGGACTAGATGCCCTCATGGACTTTTTGGAAGACCCAGAAGCAGAAGAATTTGTCATGGAATGGAACCAAGAAGTCTTTGAAGAAGGAAAAGTAGGCTTGGAAGAGGGAGAGTTTTATCCTTATCCGAGATACTAG
- a CDS encoding M50 family metallopeptidase, with amino-acid sequence MKKIGIYLVYVLAVVFIMLAFACGTIAFAELGYSAVLVFTFGYAFALLSMYLIFILHELGHAFCGYLTGYRLVAFGLGHFILTKKSGKFRLSRTAILKNVGAQYIGLKEDESDQSIILMLSGGLMVHLSLILLAIVFGFLTRSWYFAGTWIFLNLSFFLNNILPVGITDGAKIWELLQHPENTKYAYLMLRHSAQTLLAPQEYDLKDFIMPVDEEVRGSFAESVQTLQGLVFILDDNIELAKQQFQSVLDKTDNPMSKTSSQLYLLQVALMEGDNKKAEEYASIRGVKSFLSLKTADMQVIQAWYQFKVKKDVVQTHKAMKIARQKMNSSRMLRDEKSYYQNWLAELEKELTEGV; translated from the coding sequence ATGAAGAAAATTGGGATTTATTTGGTTTATGTGCTAGCTGTTGTCTTTATTATGCTGGCTTTTGCTTGTGGAACAATCGCATTTGCAGAGCTGGGGTATTCCGCAGTTTTAGTCTTTACTTTTGGTTATGCCTTCGCTCTTCTAAGCATGTATTTAATCTTTATTCTTCATGAGCTGGGACATGCTTTTTGTGGCTACTTGACAGGCTATCGGCTGGTGGCTTTTGGATTAGGACATTTTATTTTGACCAAAAAATCAGGCAAGTTTCGTCTTAGTAGAACAGCCATTCTGAAAAATGTTGGTGCTCAATACATTGGTTTAAAAGAGGATGAAAGCGATCAAAGCATCATCCTGATGCTTTCAGGAGGCTTGATGGTTCATCTCAGCTTGATATTATTGGCGATAGTGTTTGGGTTTTTGACAAGAAGCTGGTATTTTGCAGGGACTTGGATTTTTCTTAATTTGTCTTTCTTCCTAAATAACATTTTGCCAGTCGGCATCACCGATGGAGCAAAAATTTGGGAATTGCTACAACACCCTGAAAATACGAAATACGCCTACCTGATGTTGAGGCATTCTGCCCAGACCTTGCTAGCTCCTCAAGAATATGATTTAAAAGACTTTATCATGCCTGTTGATGAGGAGGTGAGAGGGAGTTTTGCAGAAAGTGTTCAGACTCTTCAGGGGTTGGTATTCATATTGGATGATAATATAGAACTTGCAAAGCAACAGTTTCAGTCTGTGTTAGATAAAACAGACAATCCAATGTCTAAAACTAGTTCTCAATTATACCTTCTTCAAGTTGCTCTGATGGAAGGAGATAATAAGAAGGCGGAAGAATATGCAAGTATTCGAGGAGTCAAATCCTTTTTATCTCTAAAAACAGCAGATATGCAGGTCATTCAAGCTTGGTATCAATTTAAGGTAAAGAAAGATGTAGTTCAAACTCACAAGGCTATGAAGATTGCTAGACAGAAAATGAATAGCAGTCGGATGTTACGGGATGAGAAAAGCTATTATCAAAACTGGTTAGCTGAGCTGGAAAAGGAATTAACCGAAGGAGTCTAA